The following is a genomic window from Apodemus sylvaticus chromosome 10, mApoSyl1.1, whole genome shotgun sequence.
ATTAAGAGAGCAGAAGGAGATACCAAGCGCAGAATTGTAAAGGGCATTTTAACACCCAATCAAAGGTTCCCCAGGTATTTTCCAAGGAGGCAGAAGGTAAAAGAAAATTATCCCATTAGAAGCTGATAGCTGGGGATTGGTGACACTGGATGGAGTAATGGCTGACAGGCAAGGTGAAGAAGGGGTTGGAGACAGACCACATCAGTGAGCCAGAGTGTGGCCTTAGCTAGGTCATGAGGCCCAGTACTGTGAGGGAGCCAGTAACGTGTACACTGGCCTTTCCTTGATCaaagtatgtgtgtgcctgtagctAGGCATGCTGGCAAATGGTTGATATTTCAGTACTTAGTActcctgctgaggcaggaggatcaccatgagtATAtgtccagcctgggctgtgtagcaacaccctgtttcaaaataacaacaagaagaaagggggagcaacatttagaatataaataaactgattttttaaaaaagaagaagggagctggagagatggttcagcggataagagcaccgactgctcttctagaggtcctgagttcaagtcccagcaaccacatggtggctcacagccatctgtaataggatctgatgccctccctctcctggggtgtctgaagagagcaatggcgtactcatatacattaaataaataaatctttttataaaaaaagaaggaaggggtggggctgggagaagaagaaagataagaagctaaataaaagacacagataCGAGCTGCGTGTGGAAAAACAGACCTGCAGTCctggtgttgggggtgggggtgcgagTGCTACAGTGAAagtgtcatgagttcaaggccaacctggtgagaccctgtctccaaaaaatgcATAAGCAAATAAAAGGAAACATAGCCAGGCATGATGATATACATTtatactcccagcacttggggagactgaggcagggcaGAAGGACTGGGAATTCAAGACCAGGCTGAGCTGTTGAAGTCCTGATCCCatcccctaacacacacacacacacacacacacacaaaggggcctccagatggctcagcaattaaaggCGCTCGCTTTTCAGACCCCACAACCTGAGCTCGATGCCTGGGACCCAAAGGAAAAAGGCGAGAGCCACTCCACAGAGCTGTCGTATGACCTCTACATGTATGCTGTGGCATGTGCCTATACCAagttgtgcacacacatacacaaaaaaagaaaaagcggAGGAAGAAAACCCTAAGCTAATTTCAAGAAAAGAAAGGCTGGCTTCCCTCGTGTCAGGGTGAAAGGCCGCTCTGTTCCCTCTGTAGCCAGGTCCTTCCCAGTCCAGTGGAGGCTTGCTGCTAATACAATGGCCAATAGCGGAGAGTTCCCAACTCAGTGTCCAGCAAACTCAACTCTACAGCCTGTCCTGATCCACAGAGAGCCTTCCTGGCCCCCTCACCTCCCAGGCTCCTGGCCCCCTTCGGCTGTGGAGCGCTAGGTGATTTGCTCGTGTTGGGCAACATTTGCCCACGTGGGATTCTCAGCTCTTTGGTAATGAACACGCCTAGCAGGAGGGGCGGAGCTTGGAAGAGGGAATCCTGGGATTGCCTGTGGCTCCCTGCAGCTGGGGTGTCTGGCCAGCTGGGGAAGGAGCCATGGCGAAGGGAACGTGTGAGCAGAGGCTGTGGATGCTAACCGGTAGGGGAGGCAGTCTAAGCTTGGAAGCAGCAGGTGTCTGGGAATGGGACTGTGGCCCAGGCAGATTTCCAGTGAGCACTCCAGTTTTTTGGCACAAGGAAGGAGCTGGCTGAGCCCAAGAGGCAAATGGTGATAATGAAACCCGCAGTTGAGGAACAGCGGTGAGGGTGCCATGGGAGGCCGTGTGCTCATGAAGAGGCTGGGGTGTGAAGAAGAGCCCATGCAGGGAAGCCACACATTCCCTCTAattacaggcagaggcagagtcccCGAGTGGGGCTCCCTGGCCCCCCTTACCTAAACGGTCTCCCAGCACCCCAGCAAACAGCATCCCATCCTTAATTTGAGGTTGATAGAGACCTCAAAAGGTTCAGCTGCTGTGTGCCCCTAGCCAGTAGCCTGACCCTCCCCCATGTTCGTCCCTAGATGTCCCCTCTTTCTTCCAGCAGAggtgagggagtgggggaggtcgggggcggggggtgggggggagaggagCCCTCGCCCACTCCCCTACCCCAGCTGAGTCCCTTGTTCTGCAGCTCAGTAACAGTACCACAGGCTCAGTTCTACACTGGTTGAGGATGCTCGTGGCTCTCAGCTCTTTAGAGAGCCAGTTTTCTCATTTTCCTGTCCCCAAAAGCCTAGACAAGGGCCGGTCCATTTGTAAGCTTATCGGAGGATGCCAGGGGCCACCCCATGTCTCCACCAGGCTGGTGCTATCCTCTGTCACTGTAGAACAGAAGACTGCCTGGTGGGAGGGGAGATAAGGGAAGGGATGCTCTCCCCTGGGGTTCCCAAAAAGCAAAGCGCTGAGCAAAAAAGGCAGAACGGGCTGGGGAGGTTAGCCTGTGCTACAGTGCTTGGGCTGGGGAGGTTAGCCTGTACTACAGTGCTTGGGCTGGGGAGGTTAGCCTGTGCTACAGTGCTTGGGCTGGGGAGGTTAGCCTGTGctacagtgcttgcctaacatgtacATCGAAGGGCCTGGATTCGCTCTCCAGCAACACAGGGCCCAAGCCTGGCGCCACAGGCTCGTACTCTCAACGCTCAGAAGGTTCACtcaggaaggtcagaagttcaaggtcatcctcagctacacagctagtttgagaccaacctgagctacatgagactttgtctccaacaaacaacaacaaagcagtaGAAGGCCAAGTGGCAAGAGTAATATTATGTAAAGTAAATCCATCTCAAAAAGCAAGTATCAcatattttcattccttttttttttaacattttaaaggcCTATAAAaaccatgtatgtatgcacatatgtttgTATGATATGAaagtagggggctggagagatggctcagcagttgagagcactggttgctctttcagaagacctgggttcaatttctagcacccacatggcagctcaccactgtctgtgattccagtcccaggggatccggcaccctcacacagacatccacgcaggcaaaacaccaatgcacataaaataattattttcttaaagaaagtagaagttgggcggtggtggtgcatgcctgtaatcccagcactctgggaggcagaactctggatttctgagttcgaggccagcctgttctacagagtaagttccaggacagccagggctatacagagaaaccctgtctcgaaaaaaccaaatccaaaaaaaaaaaaaaaagaaagaaagtggaagTAAAACTGTCTAAGGAGACAAAAGGGACTGATGGAAGGCAGGAGGGGTGTGAAAGGGGAGACACAGGTGTGTGGTGTGAATGTGCTTAACATGCAGAATACACTTCTATAAAAGCTTTGGGGTtcaggtgcatgtgtatgtatgtgtgtgtgtgtgtgtgtatgtgtgtaatatgcATGTGGTGTATGTGGGGGTCTCTTCCTCAATCCCTCTCTGACTTCATGTGGTGTATGTGGGGGTCTCTTCCTCAATCCCTCTCCCACTTATTTTCATATAAACattgtgattattattattagtgtgtggtATGATGTATGAGTATGCCTATGGCCCTCACAGAGGGCAGAGGATGTCTGTGGGTCCAGGCCTCTCATACCACGTTCACGTGGGCTCTGTGGATGGAACTACAGTCGTCAGGTTTGCCGAGCTAGTGTCTTTATCTGCTGAGGCCTCCagccttattttttgagagagggtgtTTCATGGAACCTGGAACTTTCCGAGTTGCCTGGATAGCAAGTCCCAAGGaccttcctgtccctgcctccccagtgtaGGGATGGCAGGAGGGCACAGTGCTTAGTGGCTTTGCATGAGTGCTGGGCATTGGCAGGCAGGGCCTCCTTCTCAAacagtactttaccaactgataTAGCTCTTCTTAGGGCCCTAGAACATTGTTTTTAAGTCCCTGAAGCCAAGAGTGAGTgctttgggaagtagaggcaggaagagtaAGGAGTTCAAGGGTaaccttagctacatagtgagttcaggggtagccttggctacatagtgagttcaaggtcctgtctcaaaaaaaaaaaaaaaaaaagaaagaaagaaaaagaaaaacaaatctatgAGCTTAAAAAACATGTCAGAgggggctgttttgtttttttttttaacaatcagGGACAGAAGGGGATGACGCCAACCTTTAAGGGAGAAAGACTCCACAGCACGCTACCCTGCATGGCTGGTGGCAGAAGTAGCCGGTCGTGCTGAAGAGAGGCTCCATTTAGCTTCTGAGAATCAACCGTTTTGATATTTGGGACAATGGTGTCATTCTAAGTGCGTAGCATATGAGCTGCTGAGTGACAGATGATGTCATCAGCCTCCGATCCTTCTACTTCCCGGGGGAGAAAGCTCCAAAAATACACCCAATGTCCTGGGCCCCACTGCCCAGCCTGGAAAAACCTCAGCCACGGGGATTATGCTGGCGCACAGTGGCAGAGCCGGGAGACATTACGGTCCTTCCGCTGACCATCACTTCTTCCATGTAGGACTTgctaagtctttttttaaaaatttaataaagagCTCAGACTTCTGATTTTCCCACTGAGGGCCTTGCTGCCTGGGGTTGGAAATGAAATCAACAACATAACAGCTTGCTTGAATTTTAAGGGACACGGGCATCGGCCTGGGTAAGAGCAAACCAACCGTCAGGCTCAGAGGCAGGCTGGCAGGGATATGTTCTGGGGCACAAGGCCCCCCTTTCATTAAAGCACCGAATCTTGTACTAAAAACAGGCCTCTGCTCTCTTTATCTGCAGAGATGACGGAGAGGCAGTCATAGCTGCCAGGTCCTTGCCCTCTGCTCTCCTGGTTAGCCCCTGGACCCCTGGGAGAAGCTTGAGGCCCAAGAACTGGCGGTTGTCGCCTTCCTGCTGATGCCAGAATTTAGCAGCGGCAGTGTTTGGGCGAGCTTGGAAGGAGTTTGTTCCTTCTCCTTCTGCAGGGGAAAGACACCGAGTGGTTCTGGGCTGGGTAGCCAAGATGTGGGAAGTGAATTGTGTTCTATGTGGGTGAGGGAAGTgccgtgtgcatgtgcgtgtgcatgtgtgtgtgtatgtgtgtgcatgcgcccACGCGCGCgtgtgacagagagaggcagggagagagcatGTTCTTGTGTGTTCCTGTGAGTCAGTGGACCGctgctccctttcctcctcctgccaACAAGCATGCTGTGTTCTCAGAGTCAAGCTTGGCCAGGCTCGCCCACCCCACCAAAGCCCAGGATCTGTCACCCCATGAGGAATGTGGGgttatgaaataaaaaacagGGTTCTTGTCCAagagaattttattattatttttctctcttaattGGATTCAGCGTTTCTTACTCCTCACGTATCCTCTCTGGTAGGAAAGTCAGATCTGTCTGTGCAGAGCACAAGAGACTGCGTTTGCCAGAGACCCTTGGGCCAACAGCCCCTATTCCCTGACTGGGCCTGCTTGCATGCTGCCTTCTGGGCTGACCCCTGAGTCtggccctctgacctctgctcgTCCTGGGGTTATCCAGGATGGTCAGGAGGAACAGGACCGCTGTGATGCAGGATGCCTGAGATGGCTACTGAAACACCCTCATCCACTAAGGCCACTAGATTTTTTCCCACTGCCAGACTACTCAGGGCCCTCAGCAGGTCACTGGCCAAAGAGCCTAAATGTTAAAACTGCAGCCAAGCCTCTCCTGAGGCCAGAGTCTCAGAGCCTCCCTAGCCTGCACAGACCATTAACTGGCAAAATGCTAGAAGGACATTGTCCATCCAACCCACTGGACTAACACTGTAGATGCTGCCTTGTCTGCCAGCTTGAAAACCCCAGAAATGTCTTCCCCAGCTCCACCTAGCTTGCCTTCAGCACCCTGACATCCATTTCTCTCACTAATGCCTGCAGCTTCTACAGTAGGGGTGGTGGGGTGCTCCGGGGTGCCAGACAGGTATGTGTTGCATATAAAAACGAGGTGATGTTCTAAGTATCTAAGAATGTTGGTCCCCTGAAGTGATTCTtgctgcttctcttccttctaGACTCTTCCCACTGACACCTTTGCCCCAGCAAGCCCAGGGACTACTGTTGCCAGCAGGGGCTCTGAACAAAATTGCCGCAGCTTTTTTCTTGCTAGAAATTACCGATACAGTCCTTAGTTGAGCAAATATAGGTTCCTGTATAGTTTATAAACATGATAAGACATACAGTTTGGTAAGGAATGGGTTGGGGGACctgtgcatttatatatttatatatatatatatattatgtgaatgtgtgggcagagtgagaatatatatataagtggACATAGGTATAAAACTGCACCTTCTGTGTGACTCTCATTGCGAGTACAGTTCTAAATGTCATCCTCTGGCGATCTCTCCTTTGGTGATTGGTTCTTGGACCCCAGCAGGTCTGCCAGGACTGCCTGAGACATCAGGAATGAGAGGCACTACCCCCATGGGTAGGGACTGAGGGTGGCATAGGGTTAGACAGGGCAGGTTAACTAAGTGATCTCAGGCAAGCGCCAAGAGTGCTCTGAGATTGCTGGTTGCCCCAGCTGCTCTGGGTGAGCCTTGTTCTGAGTCCTGCTCCTTCCAAAACCAGCAGGGTCCTTCAGCCCTTCTTTCCAAATGACCAGGATTCCGCAGAGCACAGCTTCTTCAAGGGCACATGTCCCGACACTACTAATGACTCCCTTTGAGTGTCTTTGACCACTGTGCTGGAGTGGATACTGTCCGGAGGTGCTTGGTCAGGACAGCCGGGTGAGATGTGCTACCCTTCCTGTCTACGGCTGTACACTTTGGGCTTATAATCCACCAGGAAGGGTCCAGACCATGGCTGAAGGCTTTTGCAGCCTTTTCCTGGAACCCAGCAGATCTTccacttagaaaagaaagaaagaaaagaagaaaagattctgTTCCTTGCTGGACATGTGGCAGTGCTGGGTAATGGTGCCCTGGGTCCTCAGCGGAGAGTGACCGCCAGCCCCAGTATCCAGGCCAGGAAAGAGGCCCCAAGGGTCGTGCCTGAGGAGGCCTGCTGCACCCCGCTGGGGGCACGAATGGGGGTCCTGCGGGCACACTTGCCCTTCCTCTTGGGTCGAGCAGTGGGCATGATGTCAAAGCTGAACTTGTGCTGATAATCAGGGGCATAGTCCTGCAGTTCAGGAATCTCTTTCCCAGTGCTCACCTTGGAGATCTGGTTTCGGTTCCTGTGGCTGGTGCAGTTCTTGCCTGGCTTCTTGTAACCTGACCTGGAGCCAGGCAGGTGGCCATGTGGGTGGCCTTTGTCCCTGGAGGCACCATGGGGTGGATGGTGCTCCTTTCGGGCAGCCCTGTCAGAGGTGGTAAGGGTGTGAGACTTGATCTGGTGAGGAGATGCTGGTCCTGTGCAGTTCCGGAAGTCCTCAACCCTCAGCAGCTTCAGGTCCTGGCCTTGCCGCAGCTCGGGGGTCGCGCAGGGGACAGCCGAACTAGAGCCACGGAACCTTCGCAGCCATTCCCACAGGGAACGCGCCCGGCAGCCACAGTCCCAAGCGTTCCCATTGAGGCGAAGGAACTCCAAGGCCACCAGCGGGGCCAGACAGTCGCCCTGCAGCTCAGTGAGGCTGTTGTTGAAGAGAAAGAGGGTGGTTAGCCTGTGGAGGTCATGAAAAGCCTTGTGGTGCACCCACTGTAACTGGTTCTCATGCAGTAGCAACCGGTCCAGGTTCACCAGGCCCCGGAAAATGCCCTGACCCAGGCTCCATAGCTTGTTGCCATGGAGAAACAGGTGACTGAGGTTGACCAAGTCCACAAAGATGTCATCTTGGAGGTACTCAATATGGTTGTCCTGCAAGTAGAGGTACTGCAGGCTGTGCAGGCCACCGAAGATGCCCGCGGGCAGGGCACTCAGTCCACACTTATAGAGGTAGAGGGCGTGAAGCTTCACCAGGCCTTGGAAGGTCTCAGGTGCCAGTGTTCGCAGCTGCCGGTTGTCTCCAAGGTCCAGCTCCTCCAGGTGCACAAAGCCCTCGAAGGTGTTGGGAGCGATGAAAGTAATGTTGTTGGAATAGATCCAGAGGGTAACCATGGCGGGGCTGAAGTGGCCCTGCTGCAGGAAGGTGATGCGATTGTTCTGCAGGAAGATGCGCTCACTGTCCTCTGGGATGCCCTCTGGGATGGCGGCAAAATTGTGTGCCTGGCAGCTGACAGTCATGGGGGCGGGATAGCACACACAGTCTCGAGGACAACCACCACCCAGAGGTAACTCTCCagccagcagcaacagcagcaattCCACACAGCACCCTggtggggagagacagaagagcTGTGAGAGGCTGCCCAGAGATACATGGGGAGCAGAGAGTGGAAGGGGGGACTGGCAAATGACCCCTGGGGTTCATGGCCAACGGAGGTTCTGTCCTCTGTACTGTACACAGGGGTTCCTTGGGCTAAGAGGTTGGACAGGAGATTTGAGGTCAAGGCTCACATTATCTCCCACACTTCTTTAGTTCAGTCCCTAAAGTCTCTAATCCCATCCAAGCCCCTCTTTGGACTGTCAGCCCCAAAGCAGGGTGGAGCGCGTCTGTGAGCACAAGCCTGGCGGCCTCCGCTCCAGCTctggctccggctccggctccagCTCCGTCGTTTGCTCCCTGTTAGCTGCCTTTGCAAGGaatgactctaacaaagcaagcaGCCCATCTGGAGTCCTGAATGATCACTTTATTTAGTGATTCctcaaaataaagaaagcattgtGTCCATGATACCAAAGCACGCCTCAGTCAATGCCTCTTTCACACTGTGGTACAGAAACTTCAGACCTACAACTCTTCCTCTATGACTTGGTTTTCTCATTTGTTAAATACAGGTCACAGGGCTGAGCTGGCATACAGAGAAGGCACGTTTCTGTGAGGGACTGTGAGTGACACCAGAGCTGACGCACGAGGCTTCCCTGGGGTTCATGGCACTGCCGGATCGAGGCTGCCCCCCTCTGATTCACCTTCTggccctctgtctctctctaccatGCTCGAGATTGCCTGGCTGTGGCTGTAAAACCAGGCTTTGCCTCTTGACTGTCCGGAGCATTTCCTCTGTAGCTCCCCTCTAATTGGGCATTAATTAGGCATTCGTTAATGGAtccttaaaataattattttcggATGTGTCCAGCCTGTGGTCGGGTAATAGGCCTATGCTCATTATTGAAGCAGCCTCATTATGGACGATTGTCATTACCTGCCTTTTCCCAGGGTCACAGCTGCCCCAAGCGGCCCAGCAGGCGCGTCAGGAAGATGGGGACAGGCTCCAGGCCTACCGGTGCCCACCCTGA
Proteins encoded in this region:
- the Rtn4rl1 gene encoding reticulon-4 receptor-like 1; this encodes MLRKGCCVELLLLLLAGELPLGGGCPRDCVCYPAPMTVSCQAHNFAAIPEGIPEDSERIFLQNNRITFLQQGHFSPAMVTLWIYSNNITFIAPNTFEGFVHLEELDLGDNRQLRTLAPETFQGLVKLHALYLYKCGLSALPAGIFGGLHSLQYLYLQDNHIEYLQDDIFVDLVNLSHLFLHGNKLWSLGQGIFRGLVNLDRLLLHENQLQWVHHKAFHDLHRLTTLFLFNNSLTELQGDCLAPLVALEFLRLNGNAWDCGCRARSLWEWLRRFRGSSSAVPCATPELRQGQDLKLLRVEDFRNCTGPASPHQIKSHTLTTSDRAARKEHHPPHGASRDKGHPHGHLPGSRSGYKKPGKNCTSHRNRNQISKVSTGKEIPELQDYAPDYQHKFSFDIMPTARPKRKGKCARRTPIRAPSGVQQASSGTTLGASFLAWILGLAVTLR